The following proteins are co-located in the Branchiostoma lanceolatum isolate klBraLanc5 chromosome 16, klBraLanc5.hap2, whole genome shotgun sequence genome:
- the LOC136421543 gene encoding stimulated by retinoic acid gene 6 protein-like — protein MCNPTIVGLNRTRLWERDSEKENISLTLANVTACQLMMMANMSGQRSDPTNEEGCIRVLSLDDFIHLSLIPAFVIVLVLSLCQRRANAGPDSWCGGRPGLLVPANLLDDNRHRLAYACAFGATATSCLTLFGGSYCPPGTPGWLAVFYAIAKVAELGIDYYPFFACMSASCRLPGAAIGLLYSVIWLLFYLSHAAECLDNPNLWYFPGQPLVEQLPVLICLLILVLQYARTCMGELLNRCRPHGAATSLPEQRIRLSGHHVTHIRDLLRRRTPAEELQRRKQ, from the exons atgtgcaacccgacaattgtcgggctcaaCAGGACGCGACTTTGGGAGCGAGACAGCGAGAAGGAAAACATTTCCCTAACGCTGGCAAACGTCACCGCATG TCAGCTGATGATGATGGCGAACAtgtcaggtcagaggtcagaccCGACCAATGAGGAGGGCTGCATCCGGGTCCTCAGTTTGGACGACTTCATCCACCTGTCGCTCATTCCTGCC TTCGTGATAGTGCTGGTGTTGAGCCTGTGTCAGCGGAGGGCGAACGCCGGACCGGACAGCTGGTGCGGGGGGAGACCCGGGCTGCTGGT GCCTGCCAATCTGCTAGACGACAACCGACACCGCCTGGCGTACGCATGCGCGTTCGGTGCCACGGCAACCAGCTGTCTGACGCTGTTCGGCGGCTCATACTGTCCTCCGGGCACCCCCGGCTGGTTAGCGG TTTTCTACGCCATCGCGAAGGTTGCTGAGTTGGGGATCGACTACTACCCGTTCTTCGCCTGCATGTCGGCGAGCTGCCGGCTGCCGGGCGCCGCCATCGGCCTGCTCTACTCCGTCATCTGGCTCCTGTTCTACCTCAGCCACGCGGCGGAATGTCTGGACAACCCCAACCTCTGG TATTTTCCCGGCCAGCCGCTGGTGGAGCAGCTTCCGGTTCTGATCTGCCTACTCATACTGGTCCTGCAGTACGCGCGCACCTGCATGGGGGAGCTGCTAAACAGATGCAGACCGCACGGAGCAGCCACAAGCCTGCCTGAG CAGAGAATCCGCCTTTCCGGGCACCACGTGACCCACATCCGGGACCTTCTGCGGAGGAGAACGCCTGCAGAGGAACTGCAGAGGAGGAAACAGTAA